One window of Novipirellula aureliae genomic DNA carries:
- a CDS encoding FMN-binding glutamate synthase family protein, with the protein MWYWWVIFVVCGLLLGIFAYDLFQRKHAILRNFPIIGHFRYLLEMIGPELRQYIVTGNDEERPFSRDQRRWVYTTAKQKNSYFGFGSDNEMEQTENYLILKHSAFPLSLPHASEPGYDPNHPIPCAKTLGAKRGRAKAFRPASVVNVSAMSFGSLSGPAVEAINRGCKLAGCLHNTGEGGISSHHLHGGDLIWQIGTGYFGCRDADGKFSLERFKENVARHPIRAIEIKLSQGAKAGVGGIVPGAKVTQEVSQIRGVPVGKDCISPATHSAFDGPDALLDFVEQLAAETGLPVGIKSAVGQMPFWSELTQLMSSTNRAVDFISIDGGEGGSGAAPLAFSDHVGLPFKWGFSRVYRLFAELGLHEDVVFIGAAKLGFPDSAMFAFALGCDMIAVAREPMMAIGCIQAQRCHTGHCPTGVATQNRWLIHGLDPTDKAARMANYVVNLRKEILMLSRTMGVVHPGLVGGDHLEILNGRFGSNTLADLFDYSSGFGLPSVEDQQEITSLMK; encoded by the coding sequence ATGTGGTATTGGTGGGTTATCTTCGTCGTTTGCGGTTTGCTGTTGGGCATTTTTGCTTATGACCTGTTTCAACGCAAACATGCCATCCTACGGAACTTCCCGATCATTGGGCATTTTCGCTATCTGCTAGAAATGATTGGCCCTGAACTGAGGCAGTATATCGTCACGGGAAACGACGAAGAGCGGCCATTCAGCCGTGATCAACGCCGATGGGTGTATACAACAGCGAAGCAGAAGAACAGCTATTTTGGGTTTGGATCCGACAATGAGATGGAGCAAACCGAAAACTACTTGATTCTAAAACACAGCGCTTTCCCTTTATCGTTGCCGCACGCTAGCGAACCAGGCTACGATCCAAACCACCCGATCCCTTGTGCAAAAACACTCGGTGCCAAACGTGGCCGAGCGAAGGCGTTTCGTCCAGCCTCGGTCGTCAATGTTTCGGCCATGAGTTTTGGCTCGTTGAGTGGTCCAGCAGTAGAGGCGATCAATCGTGGATGCAAGTTGGCTGGTTGCTTACACAATACCGGTGAAGGCGGCATCTCTAGTCATCATCTTCATGGTGGTGATCTGATTTGGCAAATTGGGACGGGGTACTTCGGTTGCCGCGATGCCGACGGCAAGTTCAGTCTCGAGCGATTCAAAGAAAATGTGGCTCGACACCCGATTCGCGCCATCGAAATCAAACTCAGCCAAGGAGCAAAAGCTGGCGTCGGCGGTATTGTCCCAGGAGCGAAAGTGACTCAAGAGGTCAGCCAGATCCGTGGGGTTCCGGTCGGAAAAGACTGCATTAGTCCAGCGACTCATTCTGCCTTTGACGGACCGGATGCCCTATTGGATTTTGTTGAACAACTGGCCGCCGAAACAGGACTTCCGGTAGGGATCAAATCGGCCGTGGGTCAGATGCCGTTTTGGTCTGAATTGACTCAACTGATGTCATCGACCAATCGAGCGGTTGACTTTATCAGTATCGATGGTGGTGAAGGCGGATCGGGTGCCGCTCCATTAGCGTTCTCCGATCATGTGGGCCTGCCATTCAAATGGGGGTTCAGCCGAGTGTACCGATTGTTTGCTGAATTGGGGTTGCATGAAGATGTCGTCTTTATCGGTGCCGCAAAACTAGGGTTTCCCGATTCAGCGATGTTCGCGTTTGCGCTTGGCTGCGACATGATTGCTGTGGCACGCGAGCCGATGATGGCAATCGGGTGCATTCAAGCGCAACGCTGCCACACCGGTCATTGCCCGACAGGCGTTGCGACGCAAAACCGTTGGCTCATTCACGGGCTCGATCCGACAGACAAGGCAGCTCGGATGGCGAACTACGTCGTGAATCTACGCAAAGAGATCTTGATGCTCAGTCGAACGATGGGTGTCGTCCATCCCGGCCTTGTCGGTGGGGATCACCTGGAAATACTGAACGGTCGATTTGGATCCAATACGCTGGCTGACCTATTTGATTACAGCAGCGGTTTTGGCTTGCCCAGTGTCGAGGATCAACAAGAGATCACCTCGTTGATGAAATGA
- a CDS encoding prepilin-type N-terminal cleavage/methylation domain-containing protein yields MIRHRQFSGYTILELMISLALLGTLMMVAWSILGSYRVAEQRGWNQAYQMSMIRVTRSQLESDAACLAQPYQPPSALDGEPISGEFRLFKGDANGFSVDILPPFDPLPWLDEMTRGAEPITSTTDAMNLENHSLSTALDPLTIHHLTYEIIADKSSDDDEEVFQLQRRLSPIDRWNDATQTLDVDRILSTADLYRMGDEEDVITNRSSATRTSRIRNLVAARFRYSDGNEWTDQWDSQLKGQLPRAIEFCFDFPSASNPYRIDPPAESSVEDISLDGQWDDPSVTQDVASLESTATVSADGDALQRDVRIVVFVSGSAACLSCGELR; encoded by the coding sequence ATGATTCGGCATCGGCAGTTTTCGGGGTACACCATTTTGGAACTGATGATTTCACTGGCACTACTTGGCACGTTGATGATGGTGGCTTGGTCCATTCTGGGGTCCTACCGAGTGGCAGAGCAACGGGGGTGGAATCAAGCTTATCAAATGTCGATGATCCGGGTGACTCGCAGCCAACTCGAATCGGACGCGGCATGTTTGGCTCAGCCGTATCAACCGCCGAGCGCTCTCGATGGCGAACCAATCTCGGGTGAGTTTCGATTGTTCAAAGGAGACGCAAACGGTTTTTCCGTCGACATCCTACCACCATTCGATCCGTTGCCATGGCTCGATGAAATGACTCGCGGGGCAGAACCAATAACGTCAACGACTGATGCGATGAACCTGGAAAACCATAGCCTGTCGACCGCGCTCGATCCGTTAACGATTCATCATTTGACCTACGAAATCATTGCCGATAAATCCAGCGATGACGATGAAGAAGTGTTTCAATTGCAGCGTCGTTTGAGTCCGATCGACCGATGGAATGATGCAACACAGACGTTGGATGTGGATCGCATCTTGTCAACCGCCGACCTGTACCGGATGGGAGATGAAGAAGACGTCATCACCAACCGTTCCTCCGCCACGCGGACCAGCCGTATTCGCAATTTGGTTGCAGCTCGGTTTCGCTATAGCGATGGAAATGAGTGGACCGATCAATGGGATAGCCAGTTAAAGGGGCAATTGCCGCGTGCGATTGAGTTTTGTTTCGATTTTCCAAGTGCATCGAATCCCTATCGCATCGATCCGCCGGCGGAGAGTTCCGTCGAGGATATTTCGCTAGATGGTCAATGGGACGATCCTTCGGTGACGCAAGATGTCGCTTCGTTAGAGTCCACCGCAACGGTGTCGGCGGACGGCGATGCGTTGCAGCGAGATGTCCGAATCGTCGTTTTTGTGTCTGGAAGTGCAGCGTGTTTGTCATGCGGAGAATTACGATGA
- a CDS encoding hemerythrin domain-containing protein — protein sequence MTENFTATRRLAVNAAFLRDIKDDSHHLKVLLEKIRPMVSHEKIASNHWTEVLELWSELRDQLALHFSLEEAYGYFEEAIDTAPELSTKAESLRGQHSSLFESIRHLVESAGEVSTDQEEKIAKMLRRYETFLRAFQVHEEAELLLILEALDSDLGVCD from the coding sequence ATGACCGAAAATTTCACCGCGACTCGCCGTTTAGCTGTTAACGCGGCATTTTTGAGGGATATCAAAGACGACAGCCACCATTTAAAGGTGCTACTAGAAAAAATTCGTCCGATGGTGTCTCACGAGAAAATCGCGAGTAACCACTGGACAGAAGTGCTCGAATTGTGGTCGGAACTTCGCGACCAATTGGCGCTACATTTCTCGCTGGAGGAAGCCTACGGCTACTTTGAAGAAGCGATCGACACCGCCCCGGAATTGAGCACGAAAGCAGAATCGCTGCGTGGTCAGCATTCGTCCTTGTTTGAATCGATCCGGCACTTGGTCGAGTCGGCTGGAGAAGTGTCCACTGACCAGGAAGAGAAGATCGCGAAAATGCTGCGCCGCTACGAAACATTTCTTCGGGCATTTCAAGTACACGAAGAAGCGGAATTACTGCTAATTCTTGAAGCACTCGATAGCGACTTGGGTGTCTGCGACTGA
- a CDS encoding type IV pilus modification PilV family protein: MNARHGFSLMELIIATAVLAGSGAALFALVGQASRFARIAEERTVALQFAESTMDEFLAGGCNSDGNLEGTFEADPRWSYVIEESAITTDNASMTSPEQSRLKRIVVSIMRVGVQDMQSEDAAIVRLVRWAMTPSESELIDEMSADSEVSSLGSDRATVSPMTEALP, translated from the coding sequence ATGAATGCTCGCCATGGGTTTTCGCTGATGGAATTGATCATCGCCACCGCCGTTTTGGCCGGAAGTGGCGCGGCTCTGTTTGCACTCGTCGGCCAAGCCAGTCGATTCGCTCGGATCGCGGAAGAACGAACGGTTGCCTTGCAATTTGCAGAATCCACGATGGATGAATTTTTGGCTGGTGGATGCAACTCCGACGGTAACTTGGAAGGCACCTTCGAGGCCGACCCACGATGGTCTTACGTCATCGAAGAATCGGCGATCACCACCGATAACGCCAGCATGACATCGCCTGAGCAATCAAGGCTGAAACGGATCGTTGTTTCGATCATGCGCGTCGGAGTACAGGATATGCAGTCGGAAGACGCCGCGATCGTGCGTTTGGTACGGTGGGCAATGACGCCAAGTGAATCGGAATTGATCGATGAGATGTCAGCGGATTCCGAAGTCTCCAGTCTGGGGTCGGATCGAGCGACCGTTTCACCGATGACGGAGGCGTTACCATGA
- a CDS encoding two-component system sensor histidine kinase NtrB — protein sequence MSDPQNNSDEVDSMRAQYEELAELAGSLAHEIKNPLSVILMNIDLLSEDLTEIESQIGRRSINRIDIVRQQCERMQSLLRDFLRYARLRDIDLVPGNLNDQIETVLRAYQAQADQDDVDIEKYLDPDLPAILLHSDSLQAALMNLVKNALEAMQPGGQLWARTYTTRTGVALDLIDTGSGVDDNTVLHMFEPFYSTKDGGSGLGLPTARKIIEAHGGRISVQSETGRGTKFVLEFPVPKRLAT from the coding sequence ATGTCTGACCCGCAAAATAACTCTGATGAAGTCGATTCGATGCGAGCTCAGTACGAGGAACTCGCTGAATTGGCCGGTTCGTTGGCCCATGAGATCAAGAATCCACTATCCGTGATTCTGATGAATATCGATTTATTGAGCGAAGACTTGACCGAAATCGAGTCGCAGATCGGACGCCGATCAATCAACCGCATCGATATCGTGCGTCAACAATGTGAACGGATGCAGTCGCTGCTGAGAGATTTCCTGCGTTACGCTCGGCTCCGTGACATCGACTTGGTGCCCGGTAACTTGAACGACCAAATTGAAACGGTGTTGCGCGCCTATCAGGCGCAGGCGGATCAGGACGACGTCGATATCGAAAAGTACCTTGACCCTGATTTGCCAGCGATTTTGCTGCACAGCGATTCCTTGCAAGCGGCATTAATGAACTTGGTCAAAAACGCGCTCGAAGCGATGCAGCCCGGTGGCCAACTCTGGGCTCGCACGTATACCACACGGACAGGCGTCGCACTCGATTTGATCGACACCGGAAGCGGCGTGGACGACAACACGGTGCTGCACATGTTCGAACCGTTCTACAGCACAAAGGACGGAGGATCGGGATTGGGGTTGCCGACGGCTCGGAAAATCATCGAAGCACACGGAGGCCGCATTAGCGTCCAAAGTGAAACGGGGCGAGGAACCAAATTCGTACTCGAATTTCCCGTCCCCAAACGTTTGGCAACGTGA
- the epmA gene encoding EF-P lysine aminoacylase EpmA — MNRVNYQQPDLSLLRQRARLLHDVRAYFDDRGFYEVQPPCLASDCIVDPYIDPITIDTTQLLMPSRDLSSPFYLQTSPELSMKRMLAAGAPSIYSVGPVFRAGERGDMHNIEFTMLEWYDVGADIESGIQTLGGLVCETLKQPHFECITYRDLFETFLGFDPISVPSSTLVTEASRIDGLLAERMSEDRDSLLDLLFSSVIQPSLGLEAPVIIKNYPLSQAALARSCQDDPECAARFELFFEGVELANGYDELLDADVLLERSRIANQRRAMSGRPLIEIDSSLVSALRQGMPASTGVAMGFDRLLMVATKSVNIHQVIPFPIERA, encoded by the coding sequence ATGAATCGAGTAAATTACCAGCAACCCGATCTGAGCCTGCTGCGTCAACGCGCTCGGCTACTTCACGACGTACGAGCGTACTTTGATGATCGTGGTTTCTACGAAGTACAGCCCCCATGCTTGGCATCCGATTGCATCGTCGATCCTTATATCGATCCGATCACAATCGACACGACACAATTATTGATGCCAAGCCGTGACTTGTCATCGCCGTTTTATTTGCAAACATCGCCGGAATTGTCGATGAAGCGAATGCTGGCCGCCGGTGCCCCCTCTATCTATAGCGTCGGACCGGTGTTTCGGGCAGGGGAGCGGGGAGACATGCATAACATTGAATTCACCATGCTGGAGTGGTACGACGTCGGCGCCGATATCGAATCTGGCATTCAGACACTTGGGGGACTGGTTTGTGAGACGCTAAAGCAACCTCACTTTGAGTGCATCACATATCGCGATCTGTTTGAAACCTTTCTGGGGTTTGATCCGATTTCGGTGCCATCCTCGACATTGGTGACAGAAGCCAGCCGGATCGATGGCCTATTGGCCGAGCGGATGTCGGAGGATCGTGATTCGCTACTCGATTTGCTGTTTTCGAGCGTGATCCAACCCTCCTTGGGGCTGGAAGCCCCCGTCATCATCAAAAACTACCCGCTAAGCCAAGCAGCATTAGCACGTTCTTGCCAAGACGATCCGGAGTGTGCCGCCCGCTTTGAGTTGTTTTTCGAGGGCGTTGAATTGGCCAACGGCTACGATGAATTGCTTGATGCGGACGTGCTCCTCGAACGATCACGCATCGCAAACCAGCGTCGGGCGATGAGTGGCAGGCCGTTGATCGAAATCGACAGCTCTTTGGTTTCCGCGCTAAGGCAGGGGATGCCTGCTTCAACGGGTGTCGCCATGGGCTTCGATCGCCTATTGATGGTTGCAACAAAAAGCGTGAACATTCATCAAGTGATCCCCTTCCCAATCGAACGAGCCTAG
- a CDS encoding secretin N-terminal domain-containing protein, protein MKAIARMPPTQPHFAQPSCLYALTLSFVVMTLGTAAAQPPPAAPHNQDVASTVSYAVRFKSASDIETVFAPLVTDSPQTQLRIDEERDRVILHGPPWAHELMEQILDRIDRPTSDQTTRGGPVRLPRPERPTSPLTPSQSATSTPPPKNQSIATARRLLPLPPGSAASVHHDVLQLLGERLQIERAESGELVIRTQKGTLRVGIDLARDDVMVDGPATVVEQFSRLISVLSQRYSGASTRSGQQVQHRVLMLPRNVQPKVQQMIPSVPGSNAGPNAEGAATGGHRAKMLFRLTGIAQAQTVQAQTVQAQTVQAQTAQANTASNGVTATEELPAPSNNPPQPTPTETVPSLPQLEGVEVETLPDLDAIILRGRDQDLDQLAEIIRELEQLSQKTQPAIEIVELQFTNSQKVADLIERTQESLIGNRQGRATVTPLGKPNALLLLGWGDAVTALKELIAKVDQPTNPETQFNLYRLRYATAAVLQNTIENFFANRDGELTPAIELTVDQRTNSLIVHAAPRDILEITRLVERLDTVKGEVVLRTRVFPIRNSLATDIADTLRETINAPDSSARSAAMELILDGYSEPLRIVSGILDNVQITVDARKNNLIISAPAENFEVIEALIRELDGPGMVAKIKIFPIQNGDAASLVETLRSLLPSQAGADPVSSAQLSSSPGESSLAPLRFTVDVRSNSIIGTGSAGDLKIVDALVTRLDEADAMQRQNTVYQLKNSPAVDVALAVNEFLRNTRRVENASPGSINPYAQLEKEVVVVPEPVSNKLIVSATPRYFDEVRRMIEKLDEQPPQVMIQALIAEVTLGDAAEFGVELGIQDSVLFDRSLLGDLLTVTSSTQNSTAGGVTTNTQDVVVAASNEPGFNFNNTNSLGNSASATALSNAAAVGGQGISNFAVGRGNDELGFGGLVLSASSQNVSVLLRALKETRRLEVLSRPQVLTLDNQPAFIQVGQRVPRITGSTISQVGQQNTIELENVGLILGVTPRISPEGNVTMEIDAEKSEVGPESEGIPVSVSTDGTVVRSPRVDVASAQATVSAADGETIILGGLISNNKKQVHRKVPWLGDLPLVKHLFRFDSVSNRRSELLIILTPHVIRSSADMDRLKQTEMARMSWCACDVFDLHGEIIADPHGGTLFSDSLDSCETEIIYPHIDPRGQSAIAPVLAAPNLDNPMNSSEVIEMPPPSFQVEPMNDPQSEPMGSGLTPIPQPNSIPTDSFPPSLQEGRL, encoded by the coding sequence ATGAAGGCGATCGCAAGGATGCCCCCCACTCAACCTCATTTCGCTCAACCTTCCTGCCTCTATGCCCTGACTCTCTCTTTCGTTGTGATGACGTTGGGGACTGCTGCCGCACAGCCACCGCCTGCTGCGCCCCACAATCAAGACGTCGCATCCACCGTTTCCTATGCCGTCCGGTTCAAATCGGCGAGTGACATTGAGACGGTTTTTGCTCCATTGGTGACCGATTCTCCACAAACTCAATTGCGAATTGACGAAGAACGCGACCGAGTCATCTTGCATGGCCCCCCTTGGGCTCACGAACTGATGGAGCAAATCCTCGATCGTATCGACCGCCCCACATCCGACCAAACCACACGTGGCGGTCCCGTTCGACTACCTCGACCCGAACGTCCCACTTCGCCCCTTACTCCTTCGCAATCAGCTACTTCAACTCCGCCACCCAAGAATCAAAGCATCGCCACGGCTCGGCGGTTGTTGCCGTTACCACCCGGTAGTGCCGCGTCGGTCCACCACGATGTTTTGCAGTTGCTTGGTGAACGGTTACAAATCGAACGAGCCGAGTCAGGCGAATTGGTCATCCGCACTCAGAAGGGGACGCTGCGAGTTGGAATCGACCTCGCCCGTGACGACGTGATGGTTGACGGCCCCGCAACGGTTGTGGAACAGTTCAGCCGCTTGATTTCAGTGTTGTCACAACGCTACTCAGGTGCGAGCACTCGATCGGGACAGCAAGTACAACATCGCGTATTGATGTTGCCGCGGAATGTTCAACCGAAAGTCCAGCAAATGATTCCGTCGGTTCCTGGCTCCAATGCCGGCCCGAACGCAGAGGGTGCCGCTACTGGCGGTCACCGAGCCAAAATGCTGTTTCGGCTGACCGGTATCGCGCAAGCCCAAACCGTCCAAGCCCAAACCGTCCAAGCCCAAACCGTCCAAGCCCAAACAGCACAAGCCAATACAGCCTCAAACGGCGTAACAGCGACCGAAGAGTTACCAGCCCCCAGCAACAATCCTCCGCAACCGACACCGACCGAGACGGTCCCATCGCTACCACAACTGGAAGGGGTGGAGGTTGAAACGTTGCCAGACCTTGATGCAATAATCTTGCGAGGACGCGACCAAGATCTGGATCAACTGGCCGAGATCATTCGCGAGTTGGAGCAGTTAAGCCAGAAAACTCAGCCGGCGATCGAGATCGTTGAATTGCAATTCACGAACTCACAAAAGGTAGCCGATTTGATTGAACGGACTCAGGAGAGCCTAATTGGAAATCGTCAAGGGCGAGCCACGGTCACGCCGCTTGGCAAGCCAAACGCGCTACTGCTACTCGGTTGGGGGGACGCCGTCACCGCCTTAAAGGAATTGATTGCCAAAGTCGATCAACCGACGAACCCTGAGACACAATTCAATTTGTATCGTCTGCGTTATGCAACCGCAGCGGTGTTGCAAAACACAATCGAGAACTTCTTTGCAAACCGTGATGGAGAATTGACGCCGGCAATTGAATTAACGGTCGATCAGCGCACCAATTCGTTGATCGTTCATGCGGCACCTCGCGATATACTGGAAATCACGCGGCTTGTCGAGCGGCTCGACACCGTAAAAGGCGAAGTCGTCCTGCGGACTCGCGTCTTTCCGATACGAAATAGCTTGGCCACCGACATTGCCGACACCCTTCGTGAAACCATCAATGCCCCCGATTCGTCGGCTCGTTCGGCTGCAATGGAACTGATTCTTGATGGATATTCCGAACCGCTGCGGATTGTGTCTGGCATTTTGGATAACGTACAGATCACGGTGGACGCCCGCAAAAACAACTTAATCATTTCGGCACCGGCCGAAAACTTCGAAGTGATCGAGGCATTGATTCGGGAATTAGATGGCCCCGGGATGGTGGCAAAGATCAAGATTTTCCCCATCCAAAATGGCGATGCCGCTAGTCTGGTTGAAACGTTGCGATCCCTCCTGCCTAGCCAAGCGGGCGCGGACCCGGTCTCATCGGCCCAACTTTCGAGTTCGCCCGGTGAATCCTCGCTTGCACCACTACGTTTTACGGTGGATGTGCGTAGTAACAGCATCATTGGAACCGGATCGGCGGGCGACCTCAAAATCGTGGATGCCTTAGTGACTCGGTTGGATGAAGCCGATGCGATGCAACGACAAAACACGGTCTATCAACTCAAGAACTCGCCTGCGGTCGACGTGGCCCTCGCGGTGAATGAGTTTTTGCGAAATACTCGCCGCGTCGAAAACGCATCTCCTGGCTCAATCAATCCGTACGCCCAATTGGAAAAGGAAGTCGTTGTCGTTCCTGAGCCTGTGTCAAACAAATTGATTGTTAGCGCGACGCCACGCTATTTCGATGAAGTCAGACGAATGATCGAAAAACTTGATGAACAACCGCCTCAGGTGATGATCCAAGCGTTGATCGCCGAAGTCACACTCGGCGATGCGGCCGAGTTTGGCGTCGAGCTAGGGATTCAGGATTCGGTGTTGTTCGACCGAAGTTTGCTTGGGGACCTACTAACCGTCACTAGCAGCACACAAAATTCGACTGCCGGTGGTGTGACGACCAACACGCAAGACGTCGTCGTCGCGGCATCGAATGAACCTGGATTCAATTTCAACAACACGAACTCACTTGGAAATAGTGCATCGGCAACTGCCTTGTCAAACGCCGCTGCCGTTGGTGGACAAGGGATCTCGAATTTCGCGGTTGGACGCGGCAATGACGAATTGGGGTTCGGAGGCTTGGTATTATCGGCCAGCAGCCAAAATGTCAGCGTTCTGCTACGGGCGTTAAAAGAAACGAGACGATTGGAAGTATTGAGCCGACCTCAAGTACTCACCCTCGATAATCAACCCGCCTTTATCCAAGTGGGCCAGAGAGTACCACGAATCACAGGATCGACGATTTCTCAAGTCGGTCAACAAAACACCATCGAACTCGAGAACGTCGGCTTGATTCTTGGGGTCACCCCGCGAATCAGCCCCGAAGGAAACGTAACGATGGAAATCGATGCCGAGAAATCAGAAGTCGGTCCCGAATCGGAAGGGATTCCCGTTTCGGTCAGTACGGATGGCACGGTCGTGCGAAGCCCGCGGGTCGACGTCGCTAGCGCTCAAGCGACCGTGAGTGCAGCGGATGGTGAGACAATTATTCTCGGTGGTTTGATCTCGAACAACAAAAAACAGGTGCATCGAAAAGTGCCATGGCTCGGCGATTTGCCGCTCGTCAAACATCTCTTCCGCTTTGATTCGGTGTCGAATCGTCGCTCCGAGTTGTTGATCATCCTGACGCCGCACGTGATTCGTTCCTCCGCCGATATGGATCGACTCAAGCAAACCGAGATGGCACGGATGAGTTGGTGTGCTTGCGATGTGTTCGATCTGCATGGCGAAATCATTGCCGATCCCCACGGAGGAACATTGTTTTCCGATTCACTCGATAGCTGTGAAACCGAGATTATCTATCCGCACATCGATCCGCGCGGGCAAAGCGCAATCGCTCCGGTGTTAGCGGCCCCTAATCTTGATAATCCAATGAATTCATCGGAAGTGATCGAGATGCCCCCGCCTTCGTTCCAAGTCGAGCCGATGAACGATCCGCAATCGGAACCGATGGGTTCCGGCTTAACCCCTATTCCCCAACCTAACTCTATCCCCACCGATAGTTTTCCCCCTTCTCTCCAGGAAGGACGTTTGTGA
- a CDS encoding ThiF family adenylyltransferase — MNEIDAHNLSDNRYARQVRFDAIGVDGQRLISQSTVAILGCGALGSVIAEILARSGVGQLRIIDRDYVEWTNLQRQALFDENDAKQGRAKSEAACDRLQSINSDITAEPFVADLTADNIDRHLRGTDLVVDAADNFSIRFLLNDWSLKTKTAWVHGGCVGAAGQVRLFSGLGAPCFRCLVPNLPPASSVATCDTAGVVGAATHAIASLQALEALKWLSGNRDTIHESVWSFDFWSNRFRELSIDSSLSQSCRACGERQYDFLEGDPVGVGETMTLCGRSAVQITPSAMATVDLNQMALRWQGQGEVQLTRFFVRLTLATLRLTLFRDGRAVIEGTDQSGEARAVYDRLVGS, encoded by the coding sequence ATGAACGAAATTGATGCACACAACTTATCCGACAATCGATATGCACGTCAGGTCCGGTTCGATGCGATCGGGGTCGATGGACAGCGTCTGATCAGCCAATCGACTGTCGCGATCCTGGGATGTGGAGCGTTGGGCAGTGTGATTGCTGAAATCCTAGCACGAAGCGGCGTCGGCCAGCTCCGTATCATCGATCGTGATTATGTCGAATGGACCAATCTACAGCGTCAAGCCCTGTTTGATGAAAACGATGCTAAACAAGGTCGAGCTAAATCGGAAGCCGCCTGCGACCGGCTACAGTCGATCAATAGCGATATCACAGCCGAGCCTTTTGTCGCCGATCTTACCGCCGACAACATCGACCGGCACTTGCGAGGGACGGATCTTGTCGTCGACGCCGCTGATAATTTTTCGATTCGTTTTCTGTTGAACGATTGGTCATTGAAAACGAAGACGGCTTGGGTCCATGGTGGCTGTGTCGGGGCGGCGGGCCAAGTTCGATTGTTCAGCGGTCTCGGGGCACCCTGTTTCCGCTGCCTCGTTCCCAATCTACCACCTGCATCATCGGTCGCCACCTGCGATACCGCTGGTGTCGTCGGTGCGGCAACGCACGCGATCGCAAGTCTGCAAGCACTCGAAGCACTCAAGTGGCTATCGGGTAACCGCGATACGATTCATGAAAGCGTGTGGTCGTTCGATTTTTGGTCAAATCGATTTCGTGAACTTTCCATCGATTCTTCGCTAAGTCAATCATGCCGCGCCTGCGGTGAACGTCAATACGATTTTCTTGAAGGGGATCCTGTTGGCGTGGGAGAAACGATGACGTTGTGTGGACGCAGTGCGGTGCAAATCACCCCTTCAGCCATGGCAACCGTCGACCTCAATCAAATGGCTCTCCGTTGGCAAGGTCAAGGAGAGGTCCAGTTAACTCGTTTCTTCGTCCGCTTGACTTTAGCGACTTTGCGGTTGACCTTGTTTCGAGATGGGCGAGCGGTGATCGAGGGAACCGATCAATCGGGTGAAGCACGTGCCGTGTACGACCGTTTGGTGGGCAGCTAG
- the gspG gene encoding type II secretion system major pseudopilin GspG → MNRKRRNRRSGFTLLELMIVLIILVGLIAMVGPRLLGSQQKADIRTAEVQIGNLASALKMYVVDMKVFPATEDGLEALLQAPDDERLARKWAGPYIDGTKLPIDPWGNEFQYEYDVAEGSSDSERPDFPRISSAGPDSQAGTDDDIANRPADGEEESDIMDTETTTL, encoded by the coding sequence ATGAATCGCAAACGAAGAAACCGTCGTAGTGGCTTTACGCTGCTCGAGTTAATGATTGTGTTGATTATTTTGGTTGGCTTGATCGCTATGGTCGGACCACGCTTGTTGGGATCGCAACAAAAAGCGGACATTCGCACGGCGGAGGTCCAAATCGGAAACCTGGCGTCGGCACTGAAAATGTACGTGGTCGACATGAAGGTTTTTCCAGCGACCGAAGATGGACTCGAGGCACTTCTCCAAGCGCCCGACGATGAACGGTTAGCTCGTAAATGGGCCGGACCCTACATCGACGGTACGAAATTGCCGATCGACCCGTGGGGCAATGAATTCCAATACGAGTATGATGTTGCCGAAGGTAGCAGTGATAGCGAACGACCTGATTTTCCACGGATTTCGTCTGCGGGTCCCGACAGCCAAGCCGGGACCGACGACGATATCGCCAACCGTCCCGCCGACGGCGAAGAAGAGTCTGACATCATGGATACGGAAACGACAACATTATAG